One window of the Marinilactibacillus sp. Marseille-P9653 genome contains the following:
- a CDS encoding YdbC family protein, which translates to MAGIEFEIMEHIGTISEGKSGWKKELNLVSWNGNDPKFDIRDWSPDYSKMGKGLTLSAEDLTSLKKVLDKMEL; encoded by the coding sequence ATGGCAGGAATTGAATTTGAAATTATGGAACATATTGGAACCATCAGCGAAGGTAAAAGCGGTTGGAAAAAAGAACTTAATTTGGTAAGTTGGAATGGTAACGATCCAAAGTTTGATATCAGAGACTGGAGTCCGGATTATTCGAAAATGGGAAAAGGTCTAACTTTATCTGCTGAAGATTTGACCTCTTTGAAAAAAGTTTTAGATAAAATGGAGCTATAA
- a CDS encoding GNAT family N-acetyltransferase codes for MEKLTIDQLILRQFAIDLNCTLEELEGSEHIFKTSPPSEISRYWARNDGDLIFYKDRIFCRTGNHALTQKLQETYKNRAGEWFGEIDSLIELNELLKPFKYKLNHYSPFFVPKNWTLPEVDPLNLRIYEEKEIVSFKEDERFEESFLYDKTDPDKLGIAHVSKDEIVAMIGTNHNGKYTWEIGVEIVEDHHSKGIATNLVKAMTREIIMRNNQAVLPVYSTQFTHTKSINLAIRSGFKLGWTELVLEKIED; via the coding sequence ATGGAAAAATTAACAATCGATCAATTGATATTAAGACAGTTTGCAATTGATCTAAATTGTACACTAGAAGAGTTAGAAGGCTCTGAACATATTTTTAAAACATCCCCTCCTTCAGAGATTAGCCGTTACTGGGCTCGTAACGATGGAGATTTAATTTTTTACAAAGATCGAATCTTTTGTAGAACAGGGAATCATGCTCTTACTCAAAAACTTCAAGAAACTTACAAAAATCGTGCAGGAGAATGGTTCGGTGAAATTGATAGCCTTATCGAACTAAACGAATTATTAAAACCGTTTAAGTATAAACTGAATCACTACTCTCCCTTTTTTGTTCCCAAAAACTGGACTTTACCCGAAGTAGATCCATTAAATCTTAGAATATACGAAGAAAAAGAAATCGTATCGTTCAAAGAAGATGAACGGTTTGAAGAGTCTTTCTTATATGATAAAACAGATCCTGATAAGTTGGGAATTGCTCACGTAAGTAAAGACGAGATCGTTGCCATGATTGGAACTAATCATAATGGTAAATATACTTGGGAGATTGGTGTGGAAATTGTAGAAGACCATCACTCAAAAGGCATTGCAACAAATTTAGTCAAAGCGATGACTCGTGAAATCATAATGAGAAACAATCAAGCGGTTCTTCCTGTATACAGTACACAGTTCACTCATACAAAATCAATCAACTTAGCTATCCGATCCGGATTTAAACTCGGTTGGACTGAGCTAGTGCTTGAAAAAATAGAAGATTAA
- the hisD gene encoding histidinol dehydrogenase, translating to MYTTNTFKDIYATKNDIDWTLLESVQSIIKTVQQQGDQALFDYSKQFDAVELTDLEVPSFTLKEAYESIDADLRKALEEAKANIETYQSSIKWKQGPSSELYQKIHPLNRVGIYVPGGTAPLVSTVLMTTVLANVAGVKETIIVTPPQADGIQKAILAACYIVEADHVYQVGGAQAVAALAYGTETIQKVDKIVGPGNQFVAMAKKLVYGDVGIDSIAGPSEIVVVVDESTRADWVAYDLLAQAEHDVQARTFLISESKEKIEEILAEVEKKAPLQSRAAIIAESLKQHHYSVHTASKEETIEVVNLIAGEHISIQTNDAESYIDLITTAGAIFIGDRSPEAIGDYVAGPSHVLPTGGNARFSNGLSVNDFLRTNSVIHLSQATFEEMAPSGVRLAEEEALQAHRDSLYYRMEDNLNDQN from the coding sequence ATGTATACGACAAATACCTTTAAAGACATTTATGCAACAAAAAACGATATTGATTGGACATTACTAGAAAGCGTTCAGTCTATTATCAAAACTGTACAACAACAAGGCGATCAAGCCTTGTTTGACTATTCAAAACAGTTTGACGCTGTTGAATTGACTGACCTAGAAGTTCCGTCTTTCACTTTAAAAGAAGCTTATGAATCAATCGATGCGGACCTGAGAAAGGCGCTCGAAGAGGCTAAGGCGAATATTGAAACGTATCAGAGTTCTATAAAATGGAAACAAGGCCCTTCTTCTGAATTGTATCAAAAAATCCACCCTTTAAATCGTGTAGGTATCTATGTCCCTGGCGGTACAGCTCCACTCGTCTCTACTGTCTTGATGACCACTGTGTTGGCTAATGTTGCTGGCGTCAAGGAAACGATTATCGTAACACCACCGCAAGCAGATGGCATTCAAAAAGCCATCTTAGCAGCCTGCTACATTGTAGAAGCGGACCATGTTTATCAAGTCGGTGGTGCTCAAGCAGTGGCTGCACTTGCTTATGGAACTGAAACGATTCAAAAAGTAGATAAAATCGTAGGACCTGGAAACCAGTTTGTGGCAATGGCTAAAAAACTGGTTTACGGAGACGTCGGAATTGATTCCATAGCAGGTCCTAGTGAAATTGTTGTGGTCGTGGATGAATCAACTAGAGCAGATTGGGTCGCTTATGATTTACTTGCTCAAGCTGAACACGACGTTCAAGCACGAACTTTCTTGATTAGTGAATCCAAAGAAAAGATAGAAGAAATACTTGCTGAAGTTGAGAAAAAAGCACCTCTTCAATCACGTGCTGCGATTATTGCAGAAAGTTTGAAACAACATCACTATTCTGTCCACACAGCATCAAAAGAAGAAACGATTGAAGTCGTAAACCTAATTGCAGGTGAACATATCTCCATCCAAACCAACGATGCTGAAAGTTACATTGACTTGATCACAACTGCCGGTGCTATTTTTATTGGAGATCGTTCTCCTGAAGCAATTGGTGATTATGTTGCGGGTCCTAGCCATGTGCTTCCTACTGGAGGAAATGCCCGTTTTTCAAATGGGCTATCTGTGAATGACTTTTTAAGAACAAATTCTGTTATCCATTTATCTCAAGCAACATTTGAAGAAATGGCGCCTTCTGGGGTACGCCTTGCAGAAGAAGAAGCTTTACAGGCACACCGTGATTCCCTTTATTACCGAATGGAGGATAATTTGAATGATCAGAATTGA
- a CDS encoding histidinol-phosphate transaminase yields MIRIDKNESPYRALTEEEIAKIAIDTQFNQYSENEYQDLQQSYAKFNQLDPELVSFANGSDEWIQKAIIVLGEGPILTFDPDFVMYDVYAKQFGREIIKLPANEDFTFDYEEVYKQIKALRPSVFIFSQPNNPFGTLHPQDFIVKAAELMKEVDGYFILDEAYGEFVENTVAPPEGDHIIRLRTLSKVYGLAGLRIGVATSTRKTMDLLDSIAHPYPLNTFSLNVAVHLLNQPERLEKFIELNRSLSRQLHSVFKDEVGDIIPMLKSSTNFLFTYGEDAMDLGNYIVENGFLPRMYPEEESPSLKNAVRYSIAKEDQLEEIRKIIQNWRDEKWSSRKNA; encoded by the coding sequence ATGATCAGAATTGATAAAAATGAAAGTCCTTATAGAGCATTAACTGAAGAAGAGATTGCAAAAATAGCGATTGATACTCAGTTCAATCAGTACTCGGAAAATGAATACCAAGATTTACAACAAAGTTATGCCAAGTTCAATCAACTGGATCCAGAACTGGTTTCATTTGCTAATGGTTCAGATGAGTGGATTCAAAAAGCCATTATCGTATTAGGCGAAGGTCCTATACTGACTTTTGATCCTGACTTTGTTATGTATGACGTTTATGCAAAACAGTTTGGACGTGAAATCATCAAACTTCCTGCAAATGAAGATTTTACATTTGACTACGAAGAAGTTTACAAGCAAATCAAAGCTTTGCGCCCTTCTGTATTTATTTTTTCACAACCGAATAATCCTTTTGGTACACTGCACCCTCAAGACTTTATCGTAAAAGCCGCTGAGTTGATGAAAGAAGTTGACGGGTACTTTATTTTAGACGAAGCCTACGGAGAATTTGTAGAAAACACAGTGGCACCTCCTGAAGGAGATCACATCATTCGGTTACGCACACTTTCTAAAGTTTACGGTCTAGCAGGATTAAGAATAGGCGTCGCTACGTCCACCCGTAAAACAATGGATCTTCTAGACTCCATTGCACATCCTTATCCATTAAACACCTTCTCATTAAACGTAGCAGTTCATTTATTGAACCAACCGGAAAGACTAGAGAAATTTATTGAACTGAACCGTTCTCTTTCCAGACAACTTCACAGTGTTTTCAAAGATGAAGTTGGAGACATTATTCCAATGCTAAAAAGTAGTACAAACTTCTTGTTCACTTATGGTGAGGACGCCATGGATCTTGGTAATTATATTGTTGAAAATGGATTTCTTCCTCGTATGTATCCTGAAGAAGAATCGCCATCTCTCAAAAATGCAGTCCGTTATTCAATTGCTAAAGAAGATCAATTAGAAGAAATCAGAAAAATTATTCAAAATTGGAGAGATGAAAAATGGTCATCAAGAAAGAACGCATAA
- a CDS encoding nitroreductase family protein, whose protein sequence is MQFLDELKTRRSIYSLGSDVSTSEEELITLIKDVVKESPTSFNSQTSRAVILFNDEHKKLWSITEELLKPLTPEAAFPNTQAKLQGFAQAKGTVLFFEDQDVVKNLQEQFALYAENFPIWSDQASGIAQVNVWTALAQLNIGANLQHYNPVIDERVAQEWGTPENWKLRGQLVFGSPKAPAGDKEYMNDEDRFKVFGN, encoded by the coding sequence ATGCAATTTTTAGATGAATTAAAAACACGTCGTTCGATTTATAGCTTAGGAAGTGATGTTTCAACATCAGAAGAAGAACTAATCACTTTGATCAAAGATGTTGTTAAAGAATCACCAACATCATTTAACTCTCAAACATCTAGAGCAGTTATTCTTTTTAATGATGAACATAAAAAATTATGGTCAATCACTGAAGAGTTACTTAAACCATTAACTCCAGAAGCAGCTTTCCCAAATACTCAAGCTAAACTACAAGGTTTTGCTCAAGCTAAGGGAACTGTATTATTCTTCGAAGATCAAGACGTTGTTAAAAACTTGCAAGAACAATTTGCACTTTACGCTGAAAACTTCCCAATCTGGTCTGACCAAGCAAGCGGAATTGCTCAAGTAAACGTGTGGACTGCATTAGCACAATTAAACATTGGCGCTAACTTACAACACTATAACCCAGTAATCGATGAAAGAGTTGCTCAAGAATGGGGTACTCCGGAAAACTGGAAACTAAGAGGACAATTAGTATTTGGTTCACCAAAAGCTCCAGCTGGAGATAAAGAATACATGAACGACGAAGATCGTTTCAAAGTATTCGGTAACTAA
- a CDS encoding N-acetyltransferase encodes MQQSSEFTILPYQPIFEKSWVRCKALAYLHSQFIDQMSQEKDIYSEKEDGYKETIELVALFKDEVVGLIDIGIYSEERTKNDLYVKDAYQGSYVDAIAIHPDFQKLGIAQSLWDQSIQILKSKDVHYLTIFTRDDLPANQFYQKNGAQLLTKHYRVKGQLKQSPYPSGKFMVDPSTQKIGELDSQGNPLPYSPDYPHTFWVYEKEDLKLFNADSTYIERSYVLYL; translated from the coding sequence TTGCAGCAAAGTTCAGAGTTCACCATTCTACCTTATCAGCCAATTTTCGAAAAAAGCTGGGTCAGATGTAAAGCACTTGCTTATTTACATAGTCAATTCATAGATCAAATGTCACAAGAAAAGGATATCTATTCTGAAAAAGAGGATGGATATAAGGAAACAATAGAACTTGTTGCATTGTTTAAAGATGAAGTGGTCGGCCTAATAGATATCGGTATATATTCTGAAGAAAGAACTAAAAATGATTTGTATGTAAAAGATGCTTATCAAGGTTCTTATGTAGATGCTATTGCTATCCACCCAGACTTTCAAAAACTCGGTATTGCACAATCTTTGTGGGATCAAAGCATACAGATTTTAAAAAGTAAAGATGTACACTATTTAACGATTTTTACTAGAGATGATTTACCAGCTAATCAGTTCTATCAAAAAAACGGTGCACAATTACTGACAAAGCACTACCGTGTAAAAGGACAATTAAAGCAGTCTCCCTATCCATCTGGTAAATTTATGGTTGATCCTTCTACTCAGAAAATCGGAGAATTAGATTCGCAAGGAAATCCACTTCCATATTCTCCGGATTATCCTCATACTTTTTGGGTTTATGAAAAAGAAGATCTAAAATTATTTAACGCTGATTCAACTTATATTGAACGTTCATATGTCTTGTATTTGTGA
- the hisJ gene encoding histidinol-phosphatase HisJ: MTIDGHVHTQYCPHGSDHKMEAYVKVAIDKGINALTFTEHAPLPIEDTAPTKDSAMAENTVYEYLKEARGLQAKYGHKIQINAGFEIDYIEGKEQETQLFLEQYPEAIPHSILSVHFLRLPDGSYYCIDYSKESFIEKAKEVGFDTLYKLYENTVRKALSNPYGELTPQKIGHINLIHKFSKGYDYTDTINWKKLLILAKKNQYKLDYNFAGIDKAYYGKTYPDEDILKEAKKMELVLETGSDAHRPEEVGRYFMEGEN, translated from the coding sequence ATGACGATAGATGGACACGTACATACGCAATATTGTCCTCATGGATCCGATCATAAAATGGAAGCATATGTAAAGGTCGCTATTGATAAAGGTATCAATGCCTTGACCTTCACGGAACACGCACCCTTACCAATAGAAGATACGGCGCCTACAAAAGACAGCGCAATGGCCGAAAATACAGTCTATGAATATTTGAAAGAGGCAAGAGGACTCCAAGCAAAATATGGCCATAAAATTCAAATCAATGCAGGATTTGAGATTGATTATATTGAAGGGAAAGAACAAGAGACACAGTTATTTCTTGAGCAGTATCCTGAAGCAATTCCTCATTCTATATTAAGTGTGCATTTTTTGAGACTGCCAGACGGTTCTTATTACTGTATCGATTATAGTAAAGAATCCTTTATTGAAAAAGCTAAAGAAGTAGGATTTGATACATTATATAAACTTTACGAAAACACAGTCCGCAAAGCTTTATCAAATCCATATGGAGAACTGACACCCCAAAAAATCGGTCATATTAATCTAATTCACAAGTTTAGTAAAGGATATGATTACACGGATACAATTAATTGGAAAAAGTTATTAATATTGGCTAAAAAAAATCAATACAAGTTAGATTATAATTTTGCTGGTATAGATAAAGCCTATTACGGTAAAACGTATCCTGATGAAGATATTTTAAAAGAGGCAAAAAAAATGGAGCTTGTTCTTGAAACAGGGTCTGATGCACACCGACCAGAAGAAGTTGGTCGATACTTTATGGAAGGAGAGAATTGA
- a CDS encoding ATP phosphoribosyltransferase regulatory subunit, whose amino-acid sequence MNSISLNKSILHQKRQELDFLHHFHGLGYDLIDLSAIEQFDWTKLSEDDLGLMNERHKWQHEGSLYALRSDWTNAIVRYRQKYQLHSETIAYSGPVYTLTTEKHQYGLETFTGDIQKQMAVLKQMVAYIKESLALPLSVAVISHNTLLKNLLSEEDLSDELTRKYIKERNRDALKAKLGAEHPIIALMAQPAAKQSSYVKEHMPHLKRHIEEMTQWEAILNEEQVTYVYGDMLALPSQSYYKGISIQLYAEDKVEPIASGGQYSSPSNAFGIGLNI is encoded by the coding sequence ATGAACTCTATTAGCCTTAACAAATCCATACTCCATCAAAAAAGACAAGAACTGGACTTCCTCCATCATTTCCATGGATTGGGCTACGATTTGATCGATTTATCCGCTATCGAACAATTCGACTGGACTAAATTGTCAGAAGACGATTTAGGATTAATGAACGAACGCCATAAATGGCAACACGAAGGTTCACTGTATGCGCTTAGAAGCGATTGGACAAATGCCATTGTACGGTATCGTCAAAAATATCAACTACATTCTGAGACCATTGCATACTCTGGACCTGTTTACACATTAACAACTGAAAAACATCAATATGGTCTTGAAACCTTTACAGGAGACATTCAAAAACAGATGGCCGTTTTGAAACAAATGGTTGCTTATATCAAGGAATCGTTAGCTTTACCTTTATCTGTAGCCGTTATCAGCCATAATACATTATTAAAAAACCTATTATCTGAAGAAGATTTATCTGATGAACTCACTCGCAAATATATTAAAGAACGCAATAGAGATGCACTAAAAGCAAAATTGGGCGCAGAGCATCCAATCATCGCCTTAATGGCTCAACCGGCTGCCAAACAATCAAGCTATGTCAAAGAACATATGCCTCATCTAAAACGTCATATTGAAGAAATGACTCAATGGGAAGCCATACTGAATGAAGAACAGGTTACTTATGTATACGGAGACATGCTAGCTTTGCCTTCACAGTCTTACTATAAAGGTATTTCGATTCAATTGTATGCAGAAGATAAAGTTGAACCCATTGCATCGGGTGGTCAGTATTCAAGCCCTTCTAACGCATTTGGTATCGGTTTGAACATCTAA
- a CDS encoding copper homeostasis protein CutC, with protein sequence MIKEFCAENFTQIPLAIENGANRIELCDNLSVGGTTPSYGVIKNTIEYCKDYSVPIMTMIRPRGGDFEYSIQEGIIMENDIEQAIELGTVGVVLGCLTSENKIDRVLMETLLKKCKHVEVTFHMAFDEIAKEDQFDEMEWLIHHHVTRILTHGGSAGDIFRNQDRLNELISQAKGRIEILPGGGVTYENVTELAQKINTDQFHGTKIVDY encoded by the coding sequence ATGATAAAAGAATTCTGTGCAGAAAACTTCACTCAAATTCCATTAGCGATTGAGAATGGGGCTAATCGAATCGAACTTTGTGATAACTTATCAGTTGGGGGAACAACGCCTTCTTATGGTGTAATTAAAAATACAATAGAGTATTGCAAGGACTATTCTGTTCCAATCATGACAATGATCCGCCCAAGAGGAGGCGACTTTGAGTATTCGATACAAGAAGGCATTATTATGGAAAATGATATTGAACAAGCGATTGAACTCGGAACAGTTGGAGTCGTTTTAGGATGTCTAACATCTGAGAACAAAATCGATCGTGTATTAATGGAAACGTTATTGAAAAAATGTAAGCATGTAGAGGTAACCTTTCATATGGCCTTTGATGAAATTGCAAAAGAAGATCAGTTTGATGAAATGGAGTGGTTGATTCATCATCATGTGACACGTATTTTAACACATGGGGGATCGGCAGGAGATATCTTCCGTAATCAGGACAGGTTAAACGAACTGATTAGCCAAGCGAAAGGTAGAATAGAAATTCTTCCCGGTGGTGGAGTGACGTATGAGAATGTGACCGAACTTGCACAAAAGATTAATACAGATCAATTTCATGGTACAAAAATCGTTGATTATTGA
- a CDS encoding 5-methyltetrahydropteroyltriglutamate--homocysteine S-methyltransferase has translation MQEANIWNQKGPFKVDHVGSLLRPERLKKARLAYEKGEVSKDQLKEVEDQEISRIVKKQIDIGLKAVTDGEFRRGWWHLDFMWGLNGIEQYKKDHGYQFADGIESEPLDVRTTGKISWNTNHDFLEHFKYLKQIVGTDAIAKLSIPSPNQFLHEGIRREEHYESAELFAEDLKKVYIDAVQAFYDLGCRYLQLDDVFWGFLAADGIRGGVVPEEEWLQLKRLSKEMIQAIIEHKPKDLILTTHVCRGNYKSSYAAAGPYYPVAKELFDDISYDGYFLEYDDDRSGDFGPLEHFSGEGKVVLGLMTSKFPELEDIEVLKNRINEAAQYVPKEKICISPQCGFASTEEGNLLTEEQQWAKLSHLINHIDEIFSNKLV, from the coding sequence ATGCAAGAAGCAAACATTTGGAATCAAAAAGGACCATTTAAAGTTGATCATGTAGGGAGTTTATTGAGACCGGAAAGATTGAAGAAAGCAAGATTAGCTTACGAAAAAGGGGAAGTTAGTAAAGATCAGTTAAAAGAAGTAGAAGACCAGGAAATCAGTAGAATTGTCAAAAAACAAATAGACATTGGATTAAAAGCTGTAACGGACGGAGAATTCCGTAGAGGTTGGTGGCACCTTGATTTCATGTGGGGGTTAAATGGAATAGAGCAATATAAAAAAGACCACGGGTATCAATTCGCTGATGGTATCGAAAGTGAACCACTTGATGTTCGAACGACTGGCAAAATCAGTTGGAATACAAATCATGATTTTCTGGAACATTTTAAGTATTTGAAGCAAATAGTAGGAACCGATGCTATTGCTAAATTATCAATCCCAAGTCCAAATCAGTTTTTACATGAAGGGATTAGAAGAGAAGAGCATTACGAAAGCGCAGAATTATTTGCAGAGGATCTTAAAAAAGTCTATATCGATGCAGTACAAGCTTTTTATGATCTTGGGTGTCGATACCTTCAACTAGACGATGTATTTTGGGGGTTTTTAGCGGCTGATGGCATTAGAGGGGGAGTTGTTCCAGAAGAAGAATGGCTTCAGCTGAAACGACTATCTAAAGAAATGATTCAAGCCATTATTGAGCATAAACCAAAAGATCTTATACTAACGACACATGTTTGTCGTGGAAACTACAAATCTTCATATGCTGCTGCAGGTCCTTATTATCCAGTGGCTAAGGAACTCTTCGATGACATTTCTTATGATGGTTACTTTTTAGAATACGACGATGACCGTTCCGGCGATTTTGGTCCACTTGAACATTTCTCAGGAGAAGGTAAAGTTGTATTGGGATTAATGACCTCTAAGTTTCCAGAACTAGAAGATATTGAGGTACTGAAAAATCGAATTAATGAAGCCGCTCAGTATGTACCTAAAGAAAAAATTTGTATTAGCCCGCAGTGTGGTTTTGCTTCTACTGAAGAAGGAAATCTACTTACAGAAGAACAGCAATGGGCAAAGTTATCACACTTGATCAATCATATCGATGAGATATTCTCGAATAAACTTGTATAA
- the hisG gene encoding ATP phosphoribosyltransferase codes for MITIALSKGRQLKDFINYLDEKELTSWSTALKSISRELVVELEDVRFLLVKGEDVPVYVEEGVADLGITGSDVLFEQDRQINNLMDLPFGYCHFAVAAKEPQETYPVVATKYVNFTKKYFDSIMQPVKIIQLKGSVELAATIDMADAIMDIVQTGTTLRENGLYEQIQLDEINARLISNKHAYFAKNDEIQTIMNQLRMN; via the coding sequence ATGATCACGATTGCATTATCTAAAGGAAGACAATTAAAAGATTTTATAAACTATCTTGATGAAAAAGAATTGACTAGTTGGAGTACCGCGTTAAAATCTATTTCAAGAGAACTCGTTGTTGAATTGGAAGACGTGAGATTCTTACTGGTTAAAGGTGAAGATGTTCCCGTTTATGTGGAAGAAGGCGTTGCAGACCTTGGAATTACAGGGAGTGACGTTTTATTTGAACAAGACCGTCAAATCAATAACTTGATGGACTTACCTTTTGGTTATTGCCATTTTGCGGTCGCGGCCAAAGAACCACAAGAAACTTATCCCGTAGTTGCTACAAAATATGTCAATTTTACAAAAAAATATTTTGACTCCATCATGCAACCCGTCAAAATCATTCAACTAAAAGGTTCAGTGGAACTTGCTGCTACGATTGATATGGCTGATGCGATCATGGATATCGTACAAACAGGAACAACACTTAGAGAAAATGGTCTTTATGAACAAATTCAACTAGATGAGATTAATGCTCGTCTGATTTCAAATAAACATGCGTATTTTGCGAAAAATGATGAGATTCAGACCATAATGAATCAATTAAGGATGAACTGA
- a CDS encoding viroplasmin family protein, producing the protein MAQKYYAVKKGRKPGIYMTWPEAQKQISGFSGAEFKSFTTKTEAEQFINPVTVVSTVSDEDTVFAYVDGSFDKISNRYSYGVVMLKDDKVIATMSNADNDPRYVESFQIAGECFGSLNAIKWAKENGFKKVIVHYDYLGIEMWTTGRWRANKQVSKDYITFYQQISQGIEVVFKKVKAHSGVEFNELVDQLAKDALK; encoded by the coding sequence ATGGCTCAAAAATATTATGCAGTTAAAAAAGGTAGAAAACCTGGAATTTATATGACATGGCCTGAAGCTCAGAAGCAGATTTCTGGATTCTCTGGGGCAGAATTCAAATCATTTACGACAAAGACTGAAGCAGAACAATTTATTAATCCCGTAACGGTCGTTTCAACTGTTTCTGATGAAGATACTGTCTTTGCTTATGTGGACGGCTCTTTTGATAAAATCAGTAATCGTTACAGTTATGGTGTTGTGATGCTTAAAGACGACAAAGTCATTGCCACTATGAGTAATGCCGATAACGATCCTAGATATGTGGAAAGCTTTCAAATCGCAGGTGAATGTTTTGGAAGTTTGAATGCTATAAAGTGGGCAAAAGAAAATGGCTTCAAAAAGGTCATCGTTCATTATGATTATTTAGGAATAGAAATGTGGACAACTGGACGCTGGCGCGCAAACAAACAAGTATCAAAAGACTACATCACCTTTTACCAGCAAATCTCTCAAGGAATAGAAGTTGTATTCAAAAAGGTTAAAGCGCACTCTGGTGTTGAATTTAATGAACTCGTCGATCAACTCGCAAAAGACGCATTAAAATAA